One Desulfurella sp. genomic window carries:
- a CDS encoding TolC family outer membrane protein, translated as RHFYLKQRGIALKVLKIKKTHLLGICLLAASFCGLSPKAHAIDLTQSYYKAIGYNPSYLSSTYQYKASQTYKMQGLSYLLPQISLSANRSKYDFRTAPYYYANYMANTISLNAQQYLFNLSSFAMFKELNTRAKMGEYQFKDADQQIIYNVAQSYFDVLSALDEINLTKMEKKAAHEDLVLAQKLYKAGEATLVDVDDAQSRYDITSAKLIQAQNKLDIALTKFKAIVGIMPASISPLKDDISFKFPTPSKLDDWIELAKQNSPVIKYYEQNVNYYKQDLTKAIGDQLPSVALIASYTYTNTNSYIQTQTIKYASIGIQINVPIFNGGNSIARIDEAHYRVKQAQMDKENYQNNITSSVTEAFLNVSSDISKIDSLRIAKKAAQTALKANYMGLKAGIKTIADVINAQKQLYDVENQLLNAKYSYITDMFKLKYYSGTLSKDDIDFFNTYLAPSSELIVSNN; from the coding sequence AAAGACATTTTTATTTGAAGCAAAGAGGTATCGCGTTAAAAGTGCTAAAAATTAAAAAAACACATTTGTTAGGCATTTGTCTTTTGGCTGCATCATTTTGTGGCTTAAGCCCAAAAGCCCACGCTATTGATTTGACACAAAGCTATTATAAAGCAATAGGCTATAATCCAAGCTATTTATCCTCTACTTATCAATATAAAGCCTCTCAAACATACAAAATGCAAGGCCTATCATACTTATTGCCACAAATTTCTCTTAGCGCTAATAGATCCAAGTACGATTTTAGAACTGCCCCATATTATTATGCAAACTACATGGCAAACACTATTTCACTGAATGCTCAACAGTATTTATTTAACCTATCAAGCTTTGCTATGTTTAAAGAGCTAAACACAAGAGCCAAGATGGGCGAATATCAATTTAAAGATGCCGACCAGCAAATTATATATAATGTAGCGCAAAGCTACTTTGATGTGCTTTCTGCATTAGACGAAATAAATCTTACAAAAATGGAAAAAAAAGCTGCACACGAAGATTTGGTTCTTGCCCAAAAACTATACAAAGCAGGTGAAGCAACTCTGGTTGACGTTGATGATGCGCAATCAAGGTATGATATTACGTCGGCAAAACTAATTCAGGCTCAAAATAAACTTGATATCGCCCTGACAAAATTTAAGGCAATTGTCGGTATTATGCCTGCAAGCATTTCTCCGCTTAAAGATGATATAAGCTTTAAATTTCCCACACCGTCAAAATTAGATGACTGGATAGAACTGGCAAAGCAAAACAGCCCTGTAATTAAATACTACGAACAAAATGTAAATTACTATAAGCAAGATTTAACCAAAGCTATTGGCGATCAGCTGCCAAGCGTAGCGCTTATTGCAAGCTATACTTACACAAACACAAATAGCTATATACAAACACAAACTATAAAATACGCAAGCATCGGCATACAAATAAATGTGCCAATTTTTAACGGCGGCAACTCAATAGCCAGAATTGACGAAGCCCACTATAGGGTAAAACAGGCTCAGATGGACAAAGAAAATTACCAAAACAACATTACCTCGAGTGTTACAGAAGCGTTTTTAAATGTATCAAGCGATATATCAAAAATTGACAGTTTAAGAATTGCAAAAAAAGCCGCTCAAACCGCACTAAAGGCAAATTACATGGGCCTAAAAGCCGGCATAAAAACTATTGCAGATGTGATAAATGCTCAAAAACAGCTATACGATGTAGAAAACCAGCTTTTAAACGCAAAATACAGCTATATTACAGATATGTTTAAGCTAAAATATTACTCTGGCACTTTAAGCAAAGATGATATAGACTTTTTTAATACATATTTGGCACCAAGCTCAGAGTTGATTGTTAGCAACAATTAA
- a CDS encoding type I secretion system permease/ATPase has product LQLPPPVGKVSVSNLIAVPPGSNLMILKNVSFEVNPGEMVGIIGPVASGKTTLGKMLVGIWPPYSGSVRLDGAEISTWDREDLGKYIGYLPQDVELLDGTVAENISRFGEIDSNKVIKAAQMAGIHEMILQFPEGYDTKLGTNGAIISGGQKQRIGLARALYNDPTLIVLDEPNSSLDDMGERALIYALLNLKKMKKTVFLITHRTPILAITDKIILMLNGSVQAFGPSQEILKALQAINEQQAQMQAQQNAHLNNPNQAPQTPQKGA; this is encoded by the coding sequence GTCTACAATTGCCTCCGCCTGTTGGTAAAGTGTCTGTATCTAATCTAATTGCCGTTCCGCCAGGATCAAATTTGATGATACTAAAGAATGTAAGTTTTGAAGTTAACCCAGGTGAAATGGTCGGCATTATAGGTCCTGTAGCATCTGGCAAAACAACACTTGGCAAAATGCTTGTAGGGATCTGGCCTCCATACAGCGGTTCTGTAAGGCTTGACGGCGCAGAAATAAGTACATGGGATAGAGAAGACTTAGGAAAATATATTGGCTATCTGCCGCAGGATGTAGAGTTGCTTGATGGCACAGTAGCAGAAAATATCTCGCGATTTGGAGAAATTGACTCCAACAAAGTTATAAAAGCAGCTCAAATGGCAGGCATACACGAGATGATTTTACAATTTCCAGAAGGCTATGACACAAAATTAGGCACAAACGGCGCAATAATCTCAGGCGGTCAAAAGCAAAGAATAGGTCTTGCCCGCGCCCTGTACAATGACCCAACACTTATAGTCTTAGATGAGCCAAACTCTAGCTTGGATGATATGGGCGAGCGCGCTTTGATATACGCTTTGTTAAATTTAAAGAAAATGAAAAAAACAGTATTTTTGATAACGCATAGAACACCAATACTTGCCATAACAGATAAAATCATACTGATGCTAAATGGCAGTGTGCAGGCATTTGGCCCATCTCAGGAAATACTAAAAGCCCTTCAGGCTATAAACGAACAGCAAGCCCAGATGCAAGCACAGCAAAACGCTCACTTAAATAACCCAAATCAAGCGCCACAAACACCACAAAAAGGAGCCTAA